In the genome of Vicia villosa cultivar HV-30 ecotype Madison, WI linkage group LG7, Vvil1.0, whole genome shotgun sequence, one region contains:
- the LOC131617596 gene encoding uncharacterized protein LOC131617596 has product MECNDEVVKMIVPSSQLNNVDVSGNGDKEYSFPEEIETFYVKLTDLLNSSGLTLILNVRETSLDLFKFYLEVVRRGGYKQVGKQKQWGEVVSALKLEGNNAMLLSQIKKLYANLLYKFEKIYFYRFRATQTTTDTTIALHEGLLQASSNDKEKKKSRGVPRGANGYQIFLKHECARLKACRQDIYGKAILHAAVKGWNNLSVIDKQPYVEESKKLKEAMIVNDNKHKITQDLKGKEKMPSICGDYTCVTSQPQESYSYGNDAALDLAFKITEKTSMDPFFLCDLDAYRSGDLLTVIPTGESK; this is encoded by the exons ATGGAATGCAATGATGAGGTGGTGAAGATGATAGTTCCATCATCACAACTCAACAATGTTGATGTTTCCGGCAACGGCGACAAGGAGTACTCTTTTCCGGAAGAGATAGAGACTTTCTACGTCAAACTCACCGACTTGTTAAACTCTTCTGGACTCACTCTCAT TTTAAATGTCCGAGAAACATCCTTAGACTTGTTCAAGTTTTACTTGGAGGTTGTTAGAAGAGGAGGTTATAAACAG GTTGGTAAACAAAAGCAATGGGGTGAagttgtttcagctttaaaactGGAAGGAAACAATGCAATGTTACTATCTCAAATTAAAAAGCTCTATGCAAATCTTCTATACAAATTTGAGAAAATTTACTTCTACCGGTTTCGAGCAACTCAAACTACAACTGACACCACTATAG CATTACATGAAGGGCTTCTACAAGCATCGTCGAAtgacaaagaaaagaagaagtcGCGAGGTGTTCCAAGGGGAGCTAATGGATATCAAATATTCCTCAAGCACGAATGTGCCCGATTAAAAGCTTGTCGTCAGGACATATATGGCAAAGCAATCCTGCACGCGGCTGTCAAAGGATGGAATAATTTGTCAGTCATTGATAAACAG CCATATGTGGAGGAAAGCAAGAAGCTAAAGGAAGCAATGATTGTTAATGATAATAAACATAAGATCACTCAAGATCTTAAAGGGAAAGAAAAGATGCCTAGTATTTGTGGTGATTACACTTGTGTAACTTCACAACCTCAAGAAAGTTACTCTTATGGTAATGATGCAGCATTGGACTTGGCTTTTAAGATTACAGAAAAGACATCCATGGATCCCTTCTTTCTATGTGATTTGGATGCTTATCGTTCGGGTGATTTGCTAACTGTAATACCCACTGGAGAATCCAAATGA
- the LOC131619464 gene encoding uncharacterized mitochondrial protein AtMg00810-like: MDLGFWRSKSEPTLYIKSQGQYTFLLSLYVNDLIYTGNNTEMMMEFKEDMVNTFEMNDLGLMSYFLGIEVSQINEGIFISQKKYTEGLLKKFNMYGFKSVATPLITNEKLQKNNEAPKADASKYISLTGSLLYLTVTRPDIMYATSLLSRFMQSPSQIQFGA; this comes from the coding sequence ATGGATCTAGGATTTTGGAGGAGCAAGAGTGAGCCTACACTTTACATCAAGTCCCAAGGTCAGTACACTTTCTTACTCTCTCTATATGTAAATGACCTTATATACACGGGAAACAATACTGAGATGATGATGGAGTTTAAAGAAGACATGGTGAACACCTTTGAGATGAACGACCTTGGTTTAATGAGTTACTTCCTCGGTATAGAGGTAAGTCAAATAAATGAAGGGATATTCATCTcgcaaaagaaatacacagaagGCTTACTTAAGAAATTCAATATGTACGGTTTCAAATCTGTCGCTACTCCACTCATAACAAATGAGAAACTACAAAAGAATAATGAAGCACCAAAAGCTGATGCATCCAAATACATAAGTCTAACTGGaagtcttctatatttaactgttaCACGACCAGACATAATGTATGCTACAAGTCTTCTATCAAGATTCATGCAAAGCCCAAGTCAAATACAGTTTGGAGCATGA
- the LOC131619463 gene encoding cucumisin-like yields MGSKQMSPDCDAEFAYGAGQINPIKALYPGLVYDANEEDYIKFLCDQGLNMSMLLQITESIVDCPERGHMTPRNLNYPSFAFKVPRIKHHLNARFKRIVTDVGLPMSTYRAFVTAPKELNISVTANVLSFTPLGEKQNFITINGKLKKSIGSASLTWGDGKYQVRSPIVVFYERERWKERVPIYIG; encoded by the exons ATGGGTT CAAAACAAATGAGCCCAGACTGTGACGCAGAATTTGCGTATGGAGCCGGACAAATTAACCCTATAAAGGCTTTATATCCTGGTTTAGTGtatgatgcaaatgaagaagactACATTAAGTTTTTATGTGATCAAGGTTTAAATATGTCTATGTTACTCCAAATCACAGAGAGTATAGTCGATTGCCCTGAGAGAGGACATATGACACCAAGAAACTTAAATTATCCTTCTTTTGCTTTCAAAGTCCCCCGGATTAAACATCACTTGAATGCACGCTTCAAAAGAATAGTTACAGATGTAGGGTTACCTATGTCTACATATAGAGCATTTGTAACCGCTCCAAAAGAACTTAACATTTCAGTGACCGCCAACGTTTTATCATTCACACCATTGggagaaaaacaaaattttattacTATAAATGGGAAATTGAAGAAGTCAATTGGCTCAGCTTCTTTGACATGGGGCGATGGTAAATATCAAGTGAGGAGTCCTATTGTTGTGTTTTATGAGCGCGAGCGGTGGAAGGAAAGGGTGCCAATTTATATAGGATAG